The Lycium barbarum isolate Lr01 chromosome 11, ASM1917538v2, whole genome shotgun sequence genome contains the following window.
ATACTTTCTGATTTTGTAAAGTTACTGATTTCTGGAAATATTGCTAAGTTACTGTTTCGTAATACATATTGATAACATtagtatatataaattaattaagAAATATATATTGCTAGAAATCTTAAGATGTAAACTACGAGTTAATTTCCTTCGCTTTGTCTAATTAAATAATCATAACTGGGTCAAAATTGCTAATCAGAACTCCTACAAATTAAGCATTTTCAATATAATTTCTACATTTTATCAGTGAACTGAGCTGAACTAGAACTTTTATGAACTAGAACTTTTACTCAATTGTCCaacgaaaaagaaaaagattGCATAAATACTTAGTGTTTTCGAAGGCTTCTTATAAGCAATTACACAGATACGACAACGCTAAATGTCACAAGACAATATTACATCTAAATCACCTATAGTCTTACTACACAACTGGAAATGATAAGTCACAAACAACACTACGCTTAATTTTTGCCAATCCACGATAGCCCCAATCCTCTCCCTTGTTAggatatactattaaccatgcgGTTTGATTATAGTATTATGTTTTATTCCTTTTGAAacaattgtttatttatttattcaattcaataaagtattattttaaatagatcATTCGTTCATATGTGTgccctttacttatatagtagacgaTTTGGTGTATGAAGTTTTAGCTCATGCGCAGAAGATTAAATTGTCGGTTCTTATAAGTTATAAAGTCAATGTTCACAATCAAAGATGAAACCAGACAAAGTATCTTGATGATTGTAGCATAATATTAAAATATAATCTATCTTGATTATGAGAATGGTTTTTGTTCCAACTTCttatgctagtacattttgtatgtattgaacggaccaaatagagataagtgtttttgtactgaatatataaaacaacctctctagctcattaaatgtacttgTACTCTTAATCTTGATGTGATTGTTGTGATCAATGTGCTtcgttcattattttgatttattaaaaggtacgactcaactGCGAGTTAATGTActcctggtaaattggataatggcaaaGTGCATTTGTGAAATAACAATTAGTTGACAGAATTTATGTCTCGaccttgagattgatgatacccctttatggatgcttataagttttcatgtgaaaaccctacaggtggattttgtatccgtcacatgaaaTAAGTGGAGCGGAAGTATAAAGGATTAAATTAGTcgatgaattaaattgtcagtaatttaacttatttgattggtatctgtaatcttaacaaggggagttaaataagttttaatgaATGATTTCGAAATTAAACAGAGGAGTGCAATTACAGTTTTCTAGTGGAATAAATTATAATTTATTGTGGTAAGATTAATTCACTTATATTCCGAATTAATACCGCaataggaagcctcgttattAAATTTGTGGTCCCTGCTGTGCCTGAATATTCtagaacaaagaaaataaaaagaaaaataatatcctTGGTGGGTAAGGAAAGGGCTACACATTTTTTGCTAGGGTTTACCATAAAAACGTGTGTATATAAAGAAAGTCATTCAACCCTAAGTGATATTCATTCTTTAGCCGCAATACTTGCCACTCAAGTATTTCGTTCATAGAAGTTCAGGATACACAGTAGAAGATCGTAAACCTAGAGAGTATGGACACTATTGAAGACTTGTGCAACAGCTTCAAAAGGTTAGTGTAACAATCTCAAATTTAATTATGTTTATCTAGTTTACAGGTAAGAATATGATCTTGGTTGTTTGCTCGCCTATTTTCTATCATCCCCAACTATTCTTCGCCAGGTAAAATTCCTCCCCTTTCTCTTCACCGTACCCAATGATTAGCATCGCGTGCCACCCTGCTTTATCTCCTCTATCATTGCTTTTGTCTATTTCTTCAACTTCATCCTCATTTGGGCCCTGGTATATTTCCTGTTAAGGTTTTTTCAAAAATACACGATTAGAAGACAAATATTTAATAGTTAAATGGTTAAATTATGAACAAATATATAAAGAAGTTAACCTCTCCGCGGTGCTGTTGAAGGCTACGGACATGACGAACACGGCAAGTAAGTGGTTGTTGCTCGATAAGCTTTTCTATGCTATGTTTTTTCATGCCTTCGGGAACTCGCTCGAATTTCTTTATCTTAACAGGCTCCTGTTACAAATTATAGAAGTTAGACAAATTTCTTACaaataaaaaacaaataaaatagTGCACTAAGCAAATTACTAACCACATCTGATGAGCAATAACATTCACCTCTTGCCTCAGTATATTTATATTTGTTTTCTTCAATTATACCATGATCCACAGCAGATTCGTATGCCTTATTATAATGGTAAGGGAAGCATGCATTCTTCTCCAAGTTTGCAAATCGAGCAGGCATTTTAGAATAGTGAAACATGCAATCTATAAGTTGTTGTTTTGAGAGTGGGATGATTATTCCGCCATTCTTAAGAGCATAAGCCACCGTTATGGCTTCGGTCGCGGagaaagcccaacagcagcctttaaaattacataaaaatttCATCAAAACAAGATatgacaacaacaataacaatattgacaacatcaataataaagaTAATTGAAGCTTACAGCAATATCCTTGATTATCAATAGCAAGAAGGTAGTTTTTTCCTAACCAACAAAAGCGCACCTATAAAAGAAATAAGATCGAAAAAGCAAAGAAGAAAATAGTTTACTAAAAGACAAGTTCGTGAACATTTTGATGTAATACAAAATCAGACGACCGAAAAGATGTGTTTTAGTGCATTAAATACATTTTGGAAGAAGTGATCTTTGCCAAGATCGGGATCTTCTGGCACCGAGCAGCTTTGACGTGGAGTTTTCTCATCCTCGGGAGGCAAAATGCTTGTCATGACTATGAAAAACTAAACTAGAAATAACTGCAAGGTACATACAAATGAAAAATGTTACTACAAATCTACATATGCACTAGGCACTTATAAAGAAAATGGGGTTATGAGGGAAGGGGATGGAAACAACACCAGCACCTGGCAATGGCAATGGCAATGGAATATATAGTAGGGAGATTAGAGTCATGTGATGGTATTTATGGGGGATTTTATACTGGGAAGTGGGATATAGGTGAATTATGGAGTAGGTCTATACGTGCGGTTTTCATAACAGCTCAAATGCAGAGtattttttctggaaaaaaaaagttgagTGTTAGTATAGAACtacaagggaaaaaaaaaaactcaattgttACCTCTATATTTCATAGAGtactaatttatgtgatacttttcccttttctaaattcaaattgcatgaacttttgaccaacattttaagatgtattgtttcaccaaattgatatgagaaaagttgcaacttatagtatgtctttcatgtagttttcaaatatagtcaaacctctctataacagcattgttGGGTTCGAAATTTTTAGActgttatagagaatgactgttatacacctataatagCATTTGACATTTCAATAATAGTTGGCTgttatatgcataaaagatgcataaaatctaatttatTTGGTATTGttataaaaaataacaaaattatttaaattttaaatctcaaagataTGCATACTTCactaactaaaaaaagtcaatgCAATTTCAATAAATTCATAACTGAATGTATAAAGTTGTAAGCTCTAAGACACACATTTTAAATCTACTTGAAAATTAAGTTCTTTCAAGATTGATGGAAGAAATTTATAGTTGTAGCTTGTTCGTAGATTCCAATCTCTTGGTGGTGATATAACACTTTAATTGACGAAGATTCGCATCCAAACTTTCAGCAAATGAGTATTTAATTgctttccttgaaggaaatataaGAGTTGAACTGTTGAATATTCTATCGCATTCCAAGTAACAATAGGTTCAAGTTCTTCGTCAGCACTTTCATTGTGTCAAATTAAATATTTGGTTAAaatttctacacttattattggtaatcatagatattctatttttataaagatagtTAATTAATATTTTACGAAAAAAAGGAAGATAGTTATTATATGGGTAATTTCACAAAGAGCGTATTGTTgtaaagttggttgttgctgttataggtaaaatgttgttacagagaagtaaaatataacataaaaaatcgattCCGAAAAATTTAGCTGTGTACAGAGAGGTGTTGTTATATAtggatgttgttatagagaggtgagACTGTTTatgatttaaattttaaaatattgagttagaTTAATCTAattaatttagcttcaaagtttagtcaaattgaatatcaaaaaatgaaaaatatcacATAATTGAGAATGAGTTATATATCTTTCTCAATTCATCAGTACTTGTCAAGGGAATTACATTATTGGTTAAGTTCCATTTGTTTTTTTACAATTACATTATTGGTTAAGTTCCTTTTGTTTTTTAACACGTAATATTTAACGACCGTCATCGACAAAGTTATCTCAAGTTCTCAACCGAGGTTGTAAATTGCAATCAAGAAATGTCAAAAGAAGGGATTAAGTCCGGAAAAACATTACAGTATCAAACAAAGAAATATTAATTTAAAAacccaaaaatattttattttcatcccCTTCTCTATAATTAAAATTAATGCTTGTGAATGTGCATTCATTTTCTACAATTgcttgaaattcaagaaaaggactACTATTATAGCTTTAAAATCCAGTTTACTTTAGTGACATTCTGATTTGGCATTTAATATTGGATCGAAATAATCAGGGCGTAATGCGAAAGTTAATAATCCGCAAATCTTAAACATGATAAATCAGACGACAAAGAAAACTATATTAAAAGAAGCATATTATTCTAATTGGCCAATTGGCCTACATATGAAAAAAACGTAAAATCCTActgagagaataatctccccctAAACAAGATTCTTTAATTACTACATTGTGGATGTAGTTGTGTTTTATCTGAGAGAGACGGATTTTCAATTTGTAGAAGTCCGaaacttttcctccaagaaagGATTATTCAAATATGGAATAGATCTTTTCTAATAAGGAAACTTTTTCCATCAAGAAaaccttttaaaaataaaatacaattaTGGTAGAATCTAAATAAGGTAGGAAATTCAGAGCaaaccctaacaaatctccccttgGCCTAAATTTTGTGGCAAAATAATTTTGATTCTCCATCttcatataatcttcatcacAACTGCTTGTCATTGTTAAAAGTAGGTATGGTTTAAAATTGGAGCCCTATGCGTTAAAAGTAAGCATGGGTTAAaactgttttttatttttaaagatgtaACAACAAGATTGTTGATAATATGGTTGAAAACTTTGTCTCCACATCATGTAGTACTTCAGACAAAAATCTTGATTATCGTCGAGTTGATTGCAACTTGAACTGATCCACCTTGAACCTGTCTTCAATCTCGTTAAACCATTGGTTTAACAATTGGCATTGATACCACTTATTGAGATCGAAATAATCAGGGCGTCATGCGTAAACTAATAATTTGCAAACCTTAAACACGATAAATCAGACGACAAAGAAAACTATATTAAAAGAAGCATATTATTCTAATATAGTTTGACCAATTGGCCTACATAtgaaaaaactaatataaaaaacataaaatcctactgagagaataatctccccctaaacaagactcgttaatgactacattgtggatgtaATTATGTTTTGTGTGAGAGAGACAGATCTTCAATTTATAGAAGTCCGaaacttttcctccaagaaaaAATTATTCAAATGTGGAAGAGATCTTTTCCAACAAGGAAACTTTTTCTATCAAGAAaacctttttaaaataaaatacaatTATGGTAGAATCTAAATAAGATAGAAAATTCAGGCTAAACCCTAACATTTAATACATTGTTTGAACAGAGTACTAGAGTTGCCATCACTAGAGTCTTCAGGTTTTGTTGGGATTTTTGTACAGTTGTTACTGCAACTAAATATTTGGGTTTTATTGTGTATTTTGCTTATTAGGCACTCTCCAATGCTCTCTTGTAGTAAAGAGACTTGATTTAATCGATCGTAGGAGTATACTTTTTTGCACCTAAGTTAGAATTCATATATAATAGTAGTGATACTTTTGTTAATTAGAAGAGGTGGGAAGAAAGAATATTTGTTTAGATGTGATGTATGCTTCAAATACATACCTGAATAGTTTGTTctacttttcttcttttttcgtCTATCCTTTTTTGTTCTTCATTTTTTGGTTCTTATTTCATATGCTATTTAGAGCAAATCATTAtgataaaataaaaaggaaaaatgagtacaataaagGGAACGGGTAAAAGGAAATTATTTATTTCGTAAACGTTGATGTTATTTGTGTAGGTTTTAATTTTTCCTGTAGGATCAAATATTACGTAAAAGGAACATTAAAGAAGAAAACACGGCATATTTTAAGTGGCTACAAAAATGTTATTCCCTCCGTCTTAATTTGTGTGGCATCATTTGACTCGACGCAAAATTTAATAAAGAAAGTAAGACTTTTAAGTAATCCAAAATAGAGAAATAGTCAAATGCCCCCTCAACGTTTAGTCGGATTAATCATGACGCACCAAATCTTTACGGGTGACCTATTACCCCCTTGACTATTTTTCAAACGGAATTATTACCTCCCAGAAACGCTACCACCAGATCTGTATTTGAGTGGTGAAATGCACACGCCTGACGTGTATTTTTTTCACCTTTTACTTCTAATTTCGAAATTACTACACCAAATAAAGCCAATCCATCACCAAATGAAGCCATTTTTCACCAAATCAAGAATGCTATACTAAACAATGCCAACAAACAAGGCTAAATGGacatttttttttcctatttctgtCAAAAGGGTACTGAAATTCTGGTTTTTCTTTGATTGTTTTTTTTTCCATCTTTTATGTCTTTGCTCACTTTTTAGGTGTATATGTATTTGTGGATGTTGAAGTATAAGGAAGTGTTTGGGGATGTTGAATTGGATGTAACAGAGAATTTCCCCAATAATGAAATGATTGAGCTTTACTGGTGATAATGGGGTACCCTCTAATGGAGGATGATGAGGAAGATGATAGCGGGGAGGGAGAGGAAGTTGAGGATAGTGTTAGGATTAGGACGGTGTGTGAGCAAGTTTTGGAGTGGGGTTTGGATAAAAGAAGGTGGGGGAAGTAATGggttaatttttagaaaattaactGGCAGCGGTGGAAGGTGGCGGACAGTGGTGGACGGTGGCGGGCGGTGAAGAATAAAGGAATaagaggaaaaaagaagagagagagaataaaaaaataaaaataaataatgcttatatatattttttttaaacatttttatttgcttctcactctctcaaagagagtgaacGACACTCTCTGTGCCACCTCACCATCCAGGGAGGTATTAATTTTACTTTAAAATTGTCCAGGGGGATAATAGGTTACCCGTAAAGGTTGGGtgtgtcataattaatccggctaAACGTTGAGGGGACATTTGACGATTTTCTCTAAATAGAAAAATAAGAGTTAGATATTGATGTGGcagtaaatcatttcataaagctaaattgtttctaaatataaaaatgtgacaatcttttttggacaaactaaaaagaaaaatgtgcCACATATATTGGGTCGGAGGGAGTAATAACATGATTGAAATAAGTAAAAAAATCATTATGAAAGAGGTCCGTAGAAAACAAAATAAGAGTTTGGTCAATATTTTTATTGTATATTAATTTGAGGTCGCTGAAGGAATTGATAGATTTCAAATTCTGTGTGTGCAGAATTTTAAGTTTGTCAATTCCTTTAGCGACCTCAAGTTAATATACAATCAAACTAAAATGTACATAGTCAGATACTTTTAGAAATTTAGTGGATAATttattgacacccaattttggctcgTGTTTTTCCTTTGATTAATTTCTATGTGCTTCTTAGTCCTAAGTAATCTACTAAGACAATTCGTTTAGTTTAATATCAATCTCTTGTGTCAATACTGacatttatattttatttaattatgttatTACTATTTTTAATTAGCTTAACTATTTCATTGTATGGTTactacaacaacaaaaacaacatactAGTGTAATCTCACAACATTAGGTCTGGGGAGGGTTAGAGTGtaagcagaccttacccctatcttgggATATatagaggctgtttccggaagaccctcggctcaagaataGTATTTTATTATATGGTTACTCTATTTTATTAATTACAAAATTCATTTCTTAAAATTTACATATGCCAATTTAATAATTTTATAGTAATATATTGTAGAATTAATTAGgacaaaagaaatatttttaaatattaactTAGTAGAAAAAGTATTGAGAAATTGGGATTTAAATCAAGTGATATTGTGATTCACCCAATTTGTTTCTTCCAATTTCAGACCAAAAAAGGCCCAAACCCGAAAAAATCCATTCCCGAATTCAACCATTTCTTTTATCCAACTCAGTAATCCATGCCATTCTCTTTCTTCCAACAAAATGGAGACACGTCACCCTGCATGAATATTTAATCCGAAGCGTTGGCCGACACACTGTTTGCCCTTGGAAACAAAAACCAAAATCCACTATCTTCCCCTAAGCAGCAAACACACAGCCATTAATAGCGCCGAATCTCTTCCATTTTTCGTTCATCTCATTCTTCACGCCTCGCCTATTATCAGACCCCTTATTTGTGCTAATATTGAAAACTCTTTGCATTAAAGCTCAACTGCTCCTTGCTTTTTCACACTCGAATCAGGCTTAGCGTAAGCCTTTATCTCTGAGCATGCATTTAAATGAATGCTTGGATCTTTGACTTTCAAACAGAATTTTGGTTTGCCTGCCCCACATGTtgaactttattatattaatgaaaaTTATAACTCAAGTAATGTGAAAAAGTATAAATGTTCATCGATCATGTGATGTTAAGTTTGATTAAACTTGAGTTTTTCTTTAATGCTCAAACAATTAGTGACGTTAAGTTGAtgtctaccaaaaaaaaaaaaaaaagaggatgtAATGTGTTTGAAGATTAATCTTTGTTTTGTCATGGAAGTTtactactccctttgtcccaatttgtTTTACACTTTTCACTGCTAGAGTCAAAATTGTTAGTTTTAATCGTGTATTTGAACataaaatctttaattttttcaaataaaatttatatagttAGAAACTACGTAAAAGGTactataagtcaccataatttaataatttaaaatatttaaatgacatatgaaaaaattacgATCAAAGAACAAtccgtttgactctcgaaaagcgaaaagtgtcaaacaaattgggacgaAGGAAGTATAATTTTAGGCTCGGACACATGGGGGTTTCTCTTGGACTTAACAAATTAGTGTATGTGATAGTCCTGGTGTTCAAGGTTTGGTTAAAAACTGATTCAATtcaaaaatcgaaccaaacttaTTTAATAAATTGATCTTTGTTTGGATTTGATTTGGTTGgttttacattttaaaaaatcgataatatttaatttggttcggtttggttttaCTAAAAGCAACACCCAAAAAAACATCGAACTAAACTgataaattatatacacaaatttTATAATTACATTTATAcaccaatatattaatttttataaatagttttaaatattttgtatacttttttatgaaaattttatttatctctaataggTTAATGAGTTTTACACCTTAAGCTCATTTCATAAAAGAAAGTCATGAATCAAAATTCATTAATTCAAAGAAACAACGAAGATTTACCTATATATCTTTTTGTATTTCTTATATATTTATTCACTTGATTAAAGCTTACAGATCTTAAGACATTTTATCCATAATCTAAAAGAATTATAGCCACCACAATAAAAGGTTAATAAAGAATTATAAGTTGGAAATGGGTGAAAAATACTTTTCTAATTGTgggaaaaaaatgaaagagagaaataccaTTAAGtttattaaaaattgaataaatcGAACTAAACCGATGAATGTGAattatatttgattttatttggttTTAGTAATTAAAAaatcgactaaattggtttggttttgattttgattttaaccaaaaccgaCCCATGTACAGACTGGTAGTCTTTCGAAGTTGCATTAATCCGAATGATTTTCTTTAGGAgctgtttggacatgatttgaaaccatgagatgaaatcatgatgatttaaagttgaagttttgtgattataaaaatagCTTGTTTTGTGATTTATATATATTCTAAGCTAGCGGCGGAGCTACACTAGTGGAAGGGTGTTCAGCCGAACACCCGTCGCCGAAAAAGTACATTGTATATATAGGATAAATCCAAACCGTTGAACGCCCCTGACCGTACCAACAGCGATGACTCAGTGGTCAAGGGTGTTCCAATCTTCCTCAGGGTCGCGAGTTCGTTCTCTTTGTCTCGCCTTTGTTTTACATTATTCCAAAACGAAGTAATTTCTGCTAGCTGCGCTGTGTGGGCTGCATACTAAGGTCCATCTTTAACATCAACAATTTGATTTCAAATGGAGCATCTTACTTTTATTGTTTACTAATTTTATCTTTTGAAATATTCCCtccttctttatatttttttattttctttaacaACATGATTCCGCTGTATAATATAATTCTTGTAAGATCTCTTTGTATTATTATTGGAAGAACACTAAAATTTTGATGAGAATAATAATTTGTTATTATTTAAAGAAGAGAATTAATTTGTTGTCTTTGCACTAAAAttgatatatatgcataaaaagattATGTGCAAAGTAAAAACGCCATTTTATTGTCCGTAAATATCCCGGTGATAATAACATAGTTGTCGAGCTctattttccaattttttttgttggattatattttttctaattaaaataCCTTGTGATTCAATTTGAAATTTCAataggaaaatatttttaaataccACAAAATTGTAGTCTTCTAAATAAAATGCACTACATGAATAATGAATTTTTTGGGATTCTGTCGTGGCTTATATAAATAGAAGTATCTAGTATTAATTATTTCTAATAATCTATCGTTAAATATTTCAGGGGATGAAACCTTCTCGAACGATTTGAAT
Protein-coding sequences here:
- the LOC132619739 gene encoding ervatamin-B-like is translated as MTSILPPEDEKTPRQSCSVPEDPDLGKDHFFQNVRFCWLGKNYLLAIDNQGYCCCCWAFSATEAITVAYALKNGGIIIPLSKQQLIDCMFHYSKMPARFANLEKNACFPYHYNKAYESAVDHGIIEENKYKYTEARGECYCSSDVEPVKIKKFERVPEGMKKHSIEKLIEQQPLTCRVRHVRSLQQHRGEEIYQGPNEDEVEEIDKSNDRGDKAGWHAMLIIGYGEEKGEEFYLAKNSWG